One window from the genome of Sesamum indicum cultivar Zhongzhi No. 13 linkage group LG15, S_indicum_v1.0, whole genome shotgun sequence encodes:
- the LOC105177132 gene encoding protease Do-like 1, chloroplastic codes for MAALASTFFFSPPKLSLSSSSSNPVSKCWPAKSLSPEHRRNLVCKIVASALGKRLTVTSELSDEDSSHNSFKQLVDSAFVLCASVALSVSLFAGDVDSASAFVVATPKKLQPDELATVRLFQENTPSVVYVTNIASRQDALTLDLLEVPQGSGSGFVWDTQGHIVTNYHVIRGASDVKVTLADESTYDAKVVGFDADKDVAVLKIDAPKDKLRPIPIGVSADLLVGQKVYAIGNPFGLDHTLTTGVISGLRREISGTTGRPIQDVIQTDAAINPGNSGGPLLDSSGNLIGINTAIYSPSGASSGVGFSIPVDTVSGIVDQLVKFGKVTRPILGIKFAPDQMVEKLGVSGVLVLDAPPNGPAGKAGLQPSKRDTFGRLILGDIITSINGKKVSNGSDLYRILDQCKVGDKVIIEVLRGDHLEKIPVTLEPKPDET; via the exons ATGGCTGCTTTAGCTTCTACGTTCTTCTTTTCCCCTCCAAAACTCTCACTCTCTTCTTCGTCTTCAAATCCAGTCTCCAAATGTTGGCCCGCAAAATCTCTGTCGCCGGAACATCGCCGTAACTTAGTCTGTAAGATCGTCGCTTCCGCTCTTGGCAAGAGACTTACTGTCACTTCGGAGCTCTCGGATGAAGATTCTTCGCATAATAGCTTCAAACAGCTCGTGGATTCAGCGTTCGTGCTCTGCGCTTCGGTCGCGTTATCAGTTTCGTTGTTCGCTGGTGATGTTGATTCGGCGTCTGCTTTTGTAGTTGCGACGCCGAAGAAATTACAGCCAGATGAGCTGGCTACAGTTCGTCTTTTCCAAGAGAACACTCCTTCTGTTGTATACGTTACTAACATCGCGTCCAG GCAGGACGCGCTTACGTTGGATTTGCTGGAGGTGCCTCAGGGGTCAGGATCAGGATTTGTATGGGATACGCAGGGCCACATTGTCACGAATTATCATGTGATTCGGGGTGCATCTGATGTCAA GGTTACTCTAGCAGACGAGAGCACATATGATGCAAAAGTTGTTGGTTTTGATGCGGATAAAGATGTTGCCGTTCTCAAAATTGACGCGCCAAAAGACAAGTTGAGACCAATACCAATTGGTGTATCGGCGGACTTGCTTGTTGGTCAGAAAGTATATGCAATAGGAAACCCT TTTGGGCTTGACCACACACTTACAACCGGTGTCATCAG TGGACTTCGTAGAGAGATCTCAGGGACAACTGGTCGTCCAATCCAGGATGTCATCCAGACTGATGCTGCAATTAATCCTGGCAATAGTGGAGGGCCTCTTCTTGATAGTTCAGGGAACCTTATTGGCATAAATACAGCCATATATTCTCCGTCCGGTGCATCATCTGGTGTTGGATTCTCAATTCCAGTTGACACTGTGAGTGGCATTGTTGATCAATTGGTCAAGTTTGGCAAAGTAACTAGACCGATTTTGGGAATTAAGTTTGCGCCTGATCAAATGGTGGAGAAACTTGGAGTTAGTGGGGTTCTTGTCTTGGATGCTCCTCCAAATGGGCCAGCAGGCAAAGCA GGTCTTCAACCTTCCAAGCGTGATACCTTTGGCAGACTTATTTTGGGTGACATAATTACATCTATTAATGGAAAGAAGGTCTCCAACGGCAGTGATTTGTACAGAATCCTCGACCAATGCAAAGTAGGTGACAAG GTAATTATCGAGGTGCTTCGTGGTGATCACCTGGAAAAAATACCAGTAACCCTCGAACCAAAGCCTGATGAGACCTGA
- the LOC105177133 gene encoding uncharacterized protein LOC105177133 isoform X2 yields the protein MLESSYGLLFGKLALRCLFEDYFEEAKHFSTRIMLKPIDDPHVDLIATVSGPINHNPEEKIVGNAQFRWQSDVDDPHTFVDLFVSNTEPILLMRSCAYYPKFGFGAFGIFPVLLKQRVSSEDYGVMGLRYGSSNLSVGATVIPFPAGDEFPRNAWLVSKMGRLTAGVQYEPKFGSKDRAGYKNLANWSCAIGYGLGSGSPLSPSFNFGLELAKNSQFIASFYQHVVVQRRVKNPLEEDEIVGITNYIDFGFELQTSVDDDKSSNNIQDSTFQIAASWQANKNFLLKGKVGPLSSSIALAFKSWWKPAFTLSMSATRDRTMAETAFGFGIRVDNIREASYQRADPNFVMLTPNKEHLAEGIHWKSGKRPVLQSDVNSGNFDGVPKELRPLNKIL from the exons ATGCTGGAATCATCGTACGGATTGTTGTTTGGCAAGCTGGCTTTGAGGTGCCTCTTCGAGGACTACTTTGAAGAAGCAAAGCATTTCAGCACAAGAATTATGCTTAAGCCGATTGATGATCCACATGTTGATTTGATTGCCACT GTTTCTGGTCCAATCAACCACAACCCAGAGGAGAAAATTGTAGGAAATGCACAGTTCCGCTGGCAAAG TGACGTTGATGACCCTCACACATTTGTTGATCTATTTGTTTCAAACACTGAGCC GATATTACTGATGAGATCCTGTGCGTACTACCCCAAGTTTGGGTTTGGAGCATTTGGCATATTCCCTGTGCTTTTGAAGCAAAG AGTATCTTCTGAGGATTATGGCGTCATGGGTTTAAGATATGGTTCTTCAAATCTGTCGGTTGGAGCTACAGTTATTCCTTTCCCTG CTGGAGATGAATTCCCAAGAAATGCATGGTTAGTGAGCAAGATGGGAAGGTTAACTGCTGGAGTGCAATACGAACCAAAAT TTGGAAGCAAAGACAGAGCAGGATACAAAAACTTAGCCAATTGGAGCTGTGCGATCGGTTATGGGTTAGGATCAGGCAGTCCATTGAGCCCATCATTCAATTTTGGACTTGAACTTGCTAAAAATTCAcag TTCATTGCTTCTTTCTATCAACATGTGGTGGTCCAAAGACGG GTGAAAAATCCACTTGAGGAAGATGAAATAGTTGGAATCACTAATTACATTGACTTCGGTTTTGAGTTGCAGACGAG CGTTGATGATGACAAGTCGTCAAACAATATTCAGGATTCCACTTTTCAAATTGCTGCATCTTGGCAAGCGAATAAGAATTTCTTACTCAAG GGAAAGGTGGGGCCTCTCAGCTCGTCAATAGCATTGGCTTTCAAATCATGGTGGAAACCTGCTTTCACATTAAGCATGTCAG CTACTAGAGATCGCACCATGGCAGAAACAGCCTTTGGATTTGGTATTCGTGTTGACAACATTCGGGAAGCAAG TTATCAAAGGGCAGATCCCAATTTTGTCATGCTGACGCCAAATAAAGAGCATCTAGCTGAGGGCATCCACTGGAAAAGTGGGAAAAGACCAGTGCTCCAATCAGATGTTAATTCTGGAAATTTTGATGGCGTGCCCAAGGAATTGAGACccttgaataaaattttgtag
- the LOC105177133 gene encoding uncharacterized protein LOC105177133 isoform X1 yields the protein MGNWWSFGEPPPPPMVLVPPLFDFPPLAARTRMLESSYGLLFGKLALRCLFEDYFEEAKHFSTRIMLKPIDDPHVDLIATVSGPINHNPEEKIVGNAQFRWQSDVDDPHTFVDLFVSNTEPILLMRSCAYYPKFGFGAFGIFPVLLKQRVSSEDYGVMGLRYGSSNLSVGATVIPFPAGDEFPRNAWLVSKMGRLTAGVQYEPKFGSKDRAGYKNLANWSCAIGYGLGSGSPLSPSFNFGLELAKNSQFIASFYQHVVVQRRVKNPLEEDEIVGITNYIDFGFELQTSVDDDKSSNNIQDSTFQIAASWQANKNFLLKGKVGPLSSSIALAFKSWWKPAFTLSMSATRDRTMAETAFGFGIRVDNIREASYQRADPNFVMLTPNKEHLAEGIHWKSGKRPVLQSDVNSGNFDGVPKELRPLNKIL from the exons ATGGGGAACTGGTGGTCCTTCGGAGAGCCGCCGCCACCGCCCATGGTGCTGGTTCCGCCGCTCTTCGATTTCCCTCCTCTCGCCGCCCGTACTAG AATGCTGGAATCATCGTACGGATTGTTGTTTGGCAAGCTGGCTTTGAGGTGCCTCTTCGAGGACTACTTTGAAGAAGCAAAGCATTTCAGCACAAGAATTATGCTTAAGCCGATTGATGATCCACATGTTGATTTGATTGCCACT GTTTCTGGTCCAATCAACCACAACCCAGAGGAGAAAATTGTAGGAAATGCACAGTTCCGCTGGCAAAG TGACGTTGATGACCCTCACACATTTGTTGATCTATTTGTTTCAAACACTGAGCC GATATTACTGATGAGATCCTGTGCGTACTACCCCAAGTTTGGGTTTGGAGCATTTGGCATATTCCCTGTGCTTTTGAAGCAAAG AGTATCTTCTGAGGATTATGGCGTCATGGGTTTAAGATATGGTTCTTCAAATCTGTCGGTTGGAGCTACAGTTATTCCTTTCCCTG CTGGAGATGAATTCCCAAGAAATGCATGGTTAGTGAGCAAGATGGGAAGGTTAACTGCTGGAGTGCAATACGAACCAAAAT TTGGAAGCAAAGACAGAGCAGGATACAAAAACTTAGCCAATTGGAGCTGTGCGATCGGTTATGGGTTAGGATCAGGCAGTCCATTGAGCCCATCATTCAATTTTGGACTTGAACTTGCTAAAAATTCAcag TTCATTGCTTCTTTCTATCAACATGTGGTGGTCCAAAGACGG GTGAAAAATCCACTTGAGGAAGATGAAATAGTTGGAATCACTAATTACATTGACTTCGGTTTTGAGTTGCAGACGAG CGTTGATGATGACAAGTCGTCAAACAATATTCAGGATTCCACTTTTCAAATTGCTGCATCTTGGCAAGCGAATAAGAATTTCTTACTCAAG GGAAAGGTGGGGCCTCTCAGCTCGTCAATAGCATTGGCTTTCAAATCATGGTGGAAACCTGCTTTCACATTAAGCATGTCAG CTACTAGAGATCGCACCATGGCAGAAACAGCCTTTGGATTTGGTATTCGTGTTGACAACATTCGGGAAGCAAG TTATCAAAGGGCAGATCCCAATTTTGTCATGCTGACGCCAAATAAAGAGCATCTAGCTGAGGGCATCCACTGGAAAAGTGGGAAAAGACCAGTGCTCCAATCAGATGTTAATTCTGGAAATTTTGATGGCGTGCCCAAGGAATTGAGACccttgaataaaattttgtag
- the LOC105177134 gene encoding L-aspartate oxidase, chloroplastic produces MATSVASGSGRLHFKDTVYRRQGCRQAHWVQNIAVPRCMQKELSWSHGVSKGLLAKKHNYFHPQIKEDCKQRRVVIKSCLREGYNKYFDFAVIGSGIAGLRYALEVAKHGTVAVITKAEPHESNTNYAQGGVSAVLCPSDSVENHVQDTIIAGAYLCDEETVRVVCTEGPDRIRELIAMGASFDHGEDGNLHLAREGGHSHRRIVHAADMTGREIERALLEAVRKDPNIFVFEHHFAIDFLTSQDGSDTVCHGVDTLNTETQEVVRFISKVTLLASGGAGHIYPSTTNPPVATGDGMAMAHRAQALISNMEFVQFHPTALADVGLPIKPREARENAFLITEAVRGDGGILYNLGMERFMPFYDERAELAPRDVVARSIDDQLKKRNEKYVLLDISHKPKENILSHFPNIAAECLRYGLDITQQPIPVVPAAHYMCGGVRAGLQGETNVRGLYVAGEVACTGLHGANRLASNSLLEALVFARRAVQPSIDHMRSSQIDRGASHSWSWPIMPKSLGDTVLNNIVRRTREVRKELQLIMWEYVGIVRSTTRLQMAEKRIGELELEWETYLFQQGWEPTMVGIEACEMRNLFCCSKLVVSSALARHESRGLHYTVDFPHVEESMRLPTVIFPCSPVNSTWSSRQLHRQQIC; encoded by the exons ATGGCTACCAGTGTAGCTTCTGGAAGCGGCCGGCTGCATTTTAAAGACACTGTTTACAGGAGACAGGGCTGCAGACAGGCTCATTGGgttcaaaatatagcagtCCCGAGATGCATGCAGAAAGAGCTTTCTTG GTCTCATGGGGTCTCAAAAGGCTTGCTGGCCaagaaacataattatttccaTCCTCAAATTAAGGAGGACTGCAAGCAACGCAGAGTAGTGATCAAATCATGCTTGCGAGAGGGCTACAAtaagtattttgattttgctgTAATTGGAAGCGGGATTGCTGGCCTTCGATATGCTCTTGAGGTTGCCAAGCACGGAACTGTAGCTGTAATAACCAAGGCTGAGCCCCATGAGAGCAACACCAACTATGCACAGGGTGGTGTGAGTGCCGTGTTATGCCCGTCCGATTCGGTTGAGAATCATGTGCAGGATACAATTATTGCAGGCGCTTATCTATGTGACGAGGAGACTGTTAGA GTAGTGTGTACTGAAGGACCTGATAGAATCAGAGAATTGATCGCAATGGGGGCTTCATTTGATCATGGGGAGGATGGGAATTTGCATCTGGCCAGGGAAGGGGGACATTCTCATCGAAGAATTGTGCATGCAGCTGATATGACCGGCCGGGAAATAGAGAGGGCATTATTGGAGGCAGTTCGAAAGGATCCTAATATTTTCGTCTTTGAGCACCATTTCGCAATAGATTTCCTGACTTCTCAG GATGGTTCTGATACTGTTTGTCATGGTGTTGACACTTTGAACACAGAGACGCAAGAG GTGGTGAGATTCATCTCAAAAGTAACTTTACTTGCATCAGGCGGGGCTGGACACATCTATCCAAGCACTACCAATCCTCCG GTGGCAACTGGTGATGGAATGGCTATGGCTCACCGAGCTCAAGCTCTAATTTCTAATATGGA GTTTGTGCAATTCCACCCAACTGCTTTGGCTGATGTAGGCCTTCCAATTAAACCAAGAGAGGCCCGAGAAAATGCCTTTTTGATAACTGAAGCTGTGAGGGGAGACGGAGGCATACTTTACAACTTAGGCATGGAGAGGTTCATGCCCTTTTACGACGAGAGGGCAGAGCTCGCCCCGCGGGATGTCGTAGCAAGAAGTATTGATGATCAGCTTAAAAAGCGGAACGAGAAGTATGTGCTTCTTGATATCAGTCACAAGCCCAAAGAGAATATTCTCTCTCATTTCCCCAATATCGCCGCAGAGTGTCTCAGGTACGGTTTAGACATAACCCAACAACCAATCCCTGTGGTCCCTGCGGCTCATTACATGTGTGGTGGAGTGCGTGCTGGGCTCCAAGGTGAAACTAATGTCAGAGGTCTCTATGTGGCTGGTGAAGTTGCATGTACCGGCTTGCATGGGGCGAACCGGCTCGCTAGCAACTCATTGCTGGAGGCACTAGTATTTGCACGGCGGGCTGTGCAACCATCAATTGATCATATGAGGAGTTCTCAAATTGATCGGGGTGCTTCCCATTCGTGGTCCTGGCCAATAATGCCCAAGTCACTGGGGGACACTGTTTTGAACAACATTGTCCGTAGGACAAGGGAAGTGAGGAAAGAGCTACAGTTGATAATGTGGGAGTATGTCGGGATAGTTAGATCGACGACTAGGCTGCAGATGGCTGAGAAGAGGATCGGGGAGTTGGAATTGGAATGGGAAACATATTTATTCCAGCAGGGGTGGGAACCAACGATGGTGGGGATTGAGGCTTGTGAGATGAGAAACTTGTTTTGCTGCTCCAAGCTGGTGGTGAGCAGTGCTCTAGCAAGGCATGAAAGCCGTGGCCTTCATTACACTGTTGATTTCCCACATGTGGAGGAAAGCATGAGGTTGCCGACTGTCATCTTTCCATGTTCACCTGTAAATAGCACTTGGAGTTCACGGCAACTCCACAGGCAACAAATATGTTAG
- the LOC105177339 gene encoding protein KINESIN LIGHT CHAIN-RELATED 2, producing the protein MPEYIVDGSNVENLAKEQGGHYVPRKAFIERSPRSPLTAHSPPLSTMSSESDSLDLAIDGGADTSIEQLYHNVCEMQSSDQSPSRRSFLSYGEESRIDSELRFLAGGDYGVAEIKKVVPEQNGGDSSPEGNKVYKHENPGDRNKVKSSVIKSEAPRKVTLRSKTLNGRPPNGKQSVKGLKKMGTVSSMKIEKSPPTLQNGTEEHGESGYLGPYLLKQARDMIASGDNIQKALDLALRAMKSFEISASAKPNLDFVMCLHVVSALYCRLGRYTEAIPVLERSIDIPDIDLGHNHALAKFAGCMQLGDTYAMLGQIENSILFYTAGLEIQRQVLGEKDPRFGETCRYLAEAHVQAIQFDEAEKLCLKALDTHKANGSSASLEEAADRRLLGLICDSKGDYESALEHYVLASMAMAANGQNEEVAAIDCNVGDAYLSMARYDEAIFAYQKALNMFKSSKGENHPLVASVFVRLADLYNKIGKFSESKSYCENALRIYAKPTPGSPSEEIASGLVDISAIYESMNEHDRALQLLQKAIKVYASMPGHQSIIAGIEAQMGVLYYMLGSYSESYNSLKNATQKFRSAGEKKSALFGIALNQMGLACVQLLLINEAADLFEEARTILEAQCGPYHADTLGVYSNLAGTYDAMGRTADAIEILDYVVEMREERLGTANPDGEDEKRRLAELLKEDQDHWKHYLSRTLTPLHLTKLRCRENTQIFFLFSGFSLLFYFF; encoded by the exons ATGCCTGAATACATCGTGGATGGATCAAACGTTGAGAATCTCGCCAAGGAACAAGGGGGGCATTACGTCCCTCGCAAAGCTTTCATTGAGAGGTCCCCAAGAAGTCCATTGACCGCACACAGTCCGCCCTTGAGCACAATGAGTTCTGAGAGTGACTCTCTTGATCTAGCCATTGATGGGGGTGCTGACACATCGATCGAACAACTGTATCACAATGTATGTGAGATGCAGAGCTCGGATCAGTCACCTTCAAGGCGTAGTTTTTTATCATACGGTGAAGAGTCAAGAATTGACTCTGAGTTGCGGTTCCTTGCTGGAGGAGATTATGGTGTGGCCGAGATAAAAAAGGTCGTGCCTGAGCAAAATGGAGGAGATAGCTCTCCTGAGGGGAACAAAGTGTATAAACATGAGAATCCTGGAGACAGAAATAAGGTCAAATCTTCCGTTATTAAGTCGGAAGCCCCGCGAAAGGTTACTTTGAGAAGCAAAACTTTAAATGGGAGGCCTCCAAATGGGAAGCAGAGTGTCAAGGGTTTGAAAAAAATGGGTACTGTTTCTTCCATGAAAATCGAGAAGAGCCCTCCTACATTGCAGAATGGAACAGAGGAACATGGTGAATCAGGATATCTTGGACCGTATTTACTCAAACAGGCTAGGGACATGATAGCATCGGGGGATAATATACAAAAGGCTCTTGACTTGGCTCTTCGAGCAATGAAATCTTTTGAGATTTCAGCAAGTGCAAAGCCCAATTTAGATTTTGTTATGTGTCTACATGTTGTGTCAGCATTATACTGCAGGTTGGGGCGGTACACTGAGGCAATTCCCGTTCTTGAGAGATCCATTGATATTCCTGATATTGATTTAGGCCACAATCATGCTCTTGCTAAATTTGCAGGGTGCATGCAGCTTGGTGATACTTATGCAATGCTTGGGCAGATTGAGAATTCCATACTGTTTTATACTGCAGGTTTAGAGATTCAACGGCAAGTCCTTGGAGAAAAAGACCCTCGATTTGGTGAGACTTGCAGGTATCTGGCTGAAGCCCATGTTCAAGCTATACAATTTGATGAGGCTGAGAAGCTTTGTCTGAAGGCTCTTGACACCCATAAAGCTAATGGGTCATCAGCTTCTCTGGAGGAAGCGGCAGATAGGAGACTTCTTGGGCTTATTTGTGATTCTAAAGGAGACTATGAAAGTGCACTTGAGCATTATGTTCTTGCTAGCATGGCTATGGCTGCTAATGGCCAAAATGAGGAGGTGGCTGCCATAGATTGCAATGTTGGGGATGCATATTTATCTATGGCACGATATGATGAGGCTATTTTTGCTTATCAAAAAGCTCTCAATATGTTTAAGTCAAGTAAAGGAGAGAATCATCCATTGGTGGCTTCAGTCTTTGTTCGTCTGGCTGATCTGTACAACAAGATTGGAAAATTCAGTGAGTCCAAATCCTACTGTGAAAATGCTCTTCGAATTTATGCTAAGCCGACACCTGGAAGCCCCTCAGAAGAGATTGCCAGTGGTTTGGTGGATATTTCTGCTATATACGAGTCCATGAACGAGCATGATCGGGCACTACAGTTACTACAAAAGGCCATAAAAGTATACGCCAGTATGCCAGGACACCAGAGCATAATTGCGGGAATTGAAGCTCAAATGGGGGTCTTGTACTACATGCTGGGGAGTTATTCTGAGTCCTACAACTCTCTGAAGAATGCCACACAAAAGTTTCGTTCAGCGGGAGAGAAGAAATCTGCCCTGTTTGGTATTGCTCTGAACCAAATGGGCCTTGCCTGTGTGCAACTTCTTTTGATAAATGAGGCTGCTGATTTGTTCGAAGAAGCTAGGACTATTCTGGAGGCTCAATGTGGACCCTACCATGCTGACACCTTAGGAGTTTACAGCAATCTTGCCGGAACCTATGATGCAATGGGCAG GACTGCTGATGCAATTGAAATCTTGGACTACGTTGTTGAGATGAGAGAGGAGAGGCTTGGAACAGCAAATCCTGACGGTGAAGATGAGAAACGGAGATTGGCTGAGTTGTTAAAAGAAGATCAAGATCACTGGAAACATTACTTGTCAAGAACTCTCACACCATTACACCTTACGAAGTTGAGGTGTCGTGAAAATACtcagattttctttcttttttcgggtttctctcttcttttttattttttctaa
- the LOC105177135 gene encoding apoptosis-enhancing nuclease isoform X2: MDSRKESSENMRNKCAACYRQFNKMEHLVEHMRISFHSNHEPKCGICQKHCRSFESLREHLIGPLPKAECERVFKERGCDLCLTILGSRYALQLHREKCQFSRGNNGLLYRMANLGIQDEMRIDNSRAKVVSLACKMVGGGSDGSLDLCARVCLIDEHEKIIFQTYVKPHLPVTNYRYETTGIRPEFLRDAMPLRQVQRKIQDYLCNGEPTWQIRSRGGKARILVGHGLDHDLKCLEVEYPAILIRDTAKYPPLMKTSKLSNSLKYLTKAYLGYDIQIGIQDPYEDCVATMRLYMRMRSQAHKVEDYPMASDPQNRNNFASWRQSELERMTPEKMLEISRSDYYCWCLDSKLSN, from the exons ATGGACAGCAGAAAGGAGTCCTCAGAGAATATGAG GAACAAGTGTGCTGCATGCTACAGACAATTTAACAAAATGGAGCATCTGGTTGAACATATGAGGATATCATTTCATTCAAATCATGAACCCAAGTGCGgaatttgtcaaaagcatTGTCGTTCATTTGAATCTCTAAGGGAGCACCTCATAG GACCTCTGCCGAAGGCAGAATGTGAAAGGGTATTCAAGGAACGAGGATGCGACCTTTGTTTAACTATCCTTGGTAGCCGCTATGCTCTTCAGCTCCACAGAGAGAAATGCCAATTTTCACGTGGAAACAAT GGTCTGCTATATCGGATGGCTAACTTGGGCATTCAAGATGAGATGAGGATTGATAATAGCAGAGCAAAAGTGGTTTCACTTGCTTGCAAAATGGTCGGCGGCGGCAGTGATGGCTCCTTGGATCTTTGTGCAAGGGTCTGCCTCATTGATGAGCATGAAAAGATAATCTTTCAGACATACGTCAAGCCACACCTTCCAGTCACAAACTATAG GTATGAAACAACAGGTATACGACCAGAATTTTTGAGGGATGCAATGCCACTTAGGCAAGTCCAGCGGAAGATCCAAGACTACTTATGCAATGGTGAACCAACATGGCAGATCCGTTCTAGAGGCGGAAAAGCTAGGATCCTTGTAGGCCATGGACTAGATCATGATTTGAAATGCTTGGAAGTGGAATATCCAGCAATATTGATCAG gGATACAGCAAAATATCCTCCATTGATGAAGACAAGCAAGCTCAGCAACTCACtgaaatatttaacaaaagcATACCTTGG ATATGACATTCAAATTGGCATACAAGATCCCTATGAAGACTGTGTTGCAACAATGAGGCTGTATATGAGAATGAGATCACAAGCTCATAAGGTTGAAGACTATCCTATGGCTTCAGATCCACAAAACCGCAACAATTTTGCATCATGGAGGCAAAGCGAGCTTGAAAGAATGACTCCAGAAAAAATGTTGGAAATATCAAGGTCTGATTATTATTGCTGGTGCTTAGACTCCAAATTAAGCAACTAA
- the LOC105177135 gene encoding apoptosis-enhancing nuclease isoform X1 codes for MNISTSDGMLTLIVLMLRNKCAACYRQFNKMEHLVEHMRISFHSNHEPKCGICQKHCRSFESLREHLIGPLPKAECERVFKERGCDLCLTILGSRYALQLHREKCQFSRGNNGLLYRMANLGIQDEMRIDNSRAKVVSLACKMVGGGSDGSLDLCARVCLIDEHEKIIFQTYVKPHLPVTNYRYETTGIRPEFLRDAMPLRQVQRKIQDYLCNGEPTWQIRSRGGKARILVGHGLDHDLKCLEVEYPAILIRDTAKYPPLMKTSKLSNSLKYLTKAYLGYDIQIGIQDPYEDCVATMRLYMRMRSQAHKVEDYPMASDPQNRNNFASWRQSELERMTPEKMLEISRSDYYCWCLDSKLSN; via the exons ATGAACATAAGTACTAGTGATGGCATGTTAACGCTAATTGTTTTGATGCTCAGGAACAAGTGTGCTGCATGCTACAGACAATTTAACAAAATGGAGCATCTGGTTGAACATATGAGGATATCATTTCATTCAAATCATGAACCCAAGTGCGgaatttgtcaaaagcatTGTCGTTCATTTGAATCTCTAAGGGAGCACCTCATAG GACCTCTGCCGAAGGCAGAATGTGAAAGGGTATTCAAGGAACGAGGATGCGACCTTTGTTTAACTATCCTTGGTAGCCGCTATGCTCTTCAGCTCCACAGAGAGAAATGCCAATTTTCACGTGGAAACAAT GGTCTGCTATATCGGATGGCTAACTTGGGCATTCAAGATGAGATGAGGATTGATAATAGCAGAGCAAAAGTGGTTTCACTTGCTTGCAAAATGGTCGGCGGCGGCAGTGATGGCTCCTTGGATCTTTGTGCAAGGGTCTGCCTCATTGATGAGCATGAAAAGATAATCTTTCAGACATACGTCAAGCCACACCTTCCAGTCACAAACTATAG GTATGAAACAACAGGTATACGACCAGAATTTTTGAGGGATGCAATGCCACTTAGGCAAGTCCAGCGGAAGATCCAAGACTACTTATGCAATGGTGAACCAACATGGCAGATCCGTTCTAGAGGCGGAAAAGCTAGGATCCTTGTAGGCCATGGACTAGATCATGATTTGAAATGCTTGGAAGTGGAATATCCAGCAATATTGATCAG gGATACAGCAAAATATCCTCCATTGATGAAGACAAGCAAGCTCAGCAACTCACtgaaatatttaacaaaagcATACCTTGG ATATGACATTCAAATTGGCATACAAGATCCCTATGAAGACTGTGTTGCAACAATGAGGCTGTATATGAGAATGAGATCACAAGCTCATAAGGTTGAAGACTATCCTATGGCTTCAGATCCACAAAACCGCAACAATTTTGCATCATGGAGGCAAAGCGAGCTTGAAAGAATGACTCCAGAAAAAATGTTGGAAATATCAAGGTCTGATTATTATTGCTGGTGCTTAGACTCCAAATTAAGCAACTAA